One part of the Athene noctua chromosome Z, bAthNoc1.hap1.1, whole genome shotgun sequence genome encodes these proteins:
- the RPS23 gene encoding small ribosomal subunit protein uS12: MGKCRGLRTARKLRSHRRDQKWHDKQYKKAHLGTALKANPFGGASHAKGIVLEKVGVEAKQPNSAIRKCVRVQLIKNGKKITAFVPNDGCLNFIEENDEVLVAGFGRKGHAVGDIPGVRFKVVKVANVSLLALYKGKKERPRS; this comes from the exons ATGG GGAAGTGCCGAGGGCTCCGCACCGCCCGGAAGCTCCGCAGCCACCGCCGCGACCAGAAGTGGCACGACAAGCAGTACAAGAAGGCTCACTTGGGCACGGCGCTGAAGGCCAACCCCTTCGGCGGCGCTTCCCACGCCAAGGGGATCGTCCTGGAGAAAGT TGGAGTAGAAGCTAAGCAGCCCAACTCTGCCATCAGGAAATGTGTTAGAGTCCAGCTGATAAAGAATGgcaaaaaaataacagcttttgtTCCCAACGATGGTTGCCTGAACTTCATTGAG GAGAACGATGAAGTTCTGGTTGCTGGTTTCGGTCGGAAGGGTCACGCTGTTGGTGACATTCCTGGAGTTCGCTTCAAGGTTGTCAAAGTAGCCAATGTTTCTCTGTTGGCCTTGTACAAGGGCAAGAAGGAGAGACCAAGATCATAA
- the LOC141973763 gene encoding V-type proton ATPase subunit S1-like protein — translation MCVEGLALFSMGRNAAVRFLLLLLCVGFAVPVEQVIAAADGSSRAFSDQDSLQRNGRRYDGSVKPKSSVNQVAITQVVSYNLSRKGQWKKASWRPFTHSHYSPLNVTVNGSPCILFWAKRIMIKFENHTQLDLTEKTFGVHATVDIGDSNCSEDNAMLSLKFGDIGNLKGLVIRLLLTTSYYQLSVQNWFSLHRLQLLYNHSIQATFNATRIYAPASYSYHCEHVSSLQRYDALLIPSSANDLSKLWEVTFIDFQIQGFNIQEGHFAYAKDCASFFSPAILMGLVMSLILLLVLAYALHMLIHLKSLDRHYECKASPAYFAQMKDNDMGDEKEPLRSSGNESYELRNQQFCKIYI, via the exons ATGTGTGTGGAGGGACTGGCTCTCTTCTCAATGGGGAGAAACGCTGCCGTTAGGTTCCTACTGCTTTTGTTGTGTGTGGGATTCGCGGTGCCTGTGGAGCAAGTGATTGCAGCGGCGGATGGCAG TTCACGTGCATTTTCAGATCAAGATTCTCTGCAAAGAAATG GTCGACGTTATGACGGCAGTGTGAAGCCAAAATCTAGTGTAAATCAAGTAGCAATTACACAG GTTGTCAGCTACAATTTGAGCCGGAAAGGACAGTGGAAAAAAGCATCCTGGAGGCCGTTCACCCACAGCCACTACAGCCCTCTCAATGTCACGGTTAATGGCAGCCCCTGCATTCTCTTCTGGGCCAAGAGGATCATGATTAAGTTTGAAAACCACACGCAGCTGGATTTGACGGAGAAGACATTTGGTGTCCATGCAACAGTGGATATTGGAGATTCAAACTGCAGTGAAGACAATGCAAT GCTTTCTCTGAAGTTTGGTGACATTGGCAATCTAAAGGGACTTGTTATTAG attattattaACAACTAGCTATTACCAGCTGTCTGTTCAGAACTGGTTCAGTTTACACAGACTGCAACTTCTTTACAACCACTCCATACAAGCGACGTTTAATGCAACCAGAATATATGCACCAGCAAGTTACTCCTACCACTGTGAACATGTGAGCAGCCTGCAGAGATATGATGCACTCCTCATACCCAGTTCTGCAAATGATCTTTCAAAGCTTTGGGAAGTCACTTTTATTGATTTCCAG ATTCAAGGTTTTAACATTCAAGAAGGACATTTTGCCTATGCAAAGGACTGTGCATCCTTTTTCTCTCCGGCAATACTTATGGGATTGGTTATGTCACTGATTCTGCTGCTGGTTCTTGCCTATGCTCTTCATATGTTGATCCACCTGAAATCTCTTGACAGGCACTATGAATGCAAAGCTTCTCCAGCCTATTTTGCACAGATGAAAGACAATGACATGGGGGATGAGAAAGAGCCACTGAGAAGCAGTGGAAATGAGTCTTATGAACTTAGAAACCAACAATTCTGTAAAATCTATATTTAG